Proteins from a genomic interval of Thermoanaerobacterium thermosaccharolyticum DSM 571:
- a CDS encoding ABC transporter ATP-binding protein: MKLIKRFASYYKPHIWLFILDMACAFFISASDLVFPMVTRNVINNVIPNKDFSLIYRFAILLAIMYFGRMILEYIVGYYGHVLGVSIEYDMRKDAFAHLQKLSMNYYDNTKTGYIMSRVVNDLNEIAEVAHHGPEDLFLSIIRIIGTFILLLTIDVRLTLVVFTIIPFMFIYMYIYNNKFEVIWKNVRETQAQMNATLEESITGIRVVKSFVREKFEKLKFDNKSSMYKSARSKAVKHIGIFDSSVNFLSNISVVITLAAGGYFISKGLINTGDLVAYIIYISQFLQPLTVLLRFIEQYQQGMAGFRRFVELMDTEPEIADKKGAIELKNVKGDIEFDNVTFSYDNKKEVLSGINLKIKHGETVAIVGPSGAGKTTLLSLIPRFYEIDAGSIKIDGIDIRDVKLSSLRENIGIVQQDVFLFSGTIKENIAYGNLNASDEDIINAAKAANAHDFIMELKDGYDTYIGERGVKLSGGQKQRISIARMFLKNPPILILDEATSSLDNKSESIIQKSIENLSKNRTTLIIAHRLGTIRNAKRIIVLTENGIEEEGTHEELMNRKGVYYNLYNYQQENLTIV, from the coding sequence TTGAAACTAATAAAGAGATTTGCGTCGTATTACAAGCCGCATATATGGCTTTTTATTCTTGACATGGCATGTGCATTTTTTATATCTGCTTCAGATTTGGTTTTTCCTATGGTTACTAGAAATGTGATAAATAATGTCATACCAAATAAAGATTTTAGCCTTATATACAGGTTTGCAATACTATTGGCTATTATGTACTTTGGAAGGATGATACTTGAATACATAGTTGGATACTACGGGCACGTGTTGGGAGTAAGCATAGAGTACGATATGAGAAAAGATGCTTTTGCACATCTTCAGAAACTGTCTATGAACTACTATGACAATACAAAGACAGGCTATATAATGTCAAGGGTTGTTAATGACTTAAATGAAATAGCAGAAGTAGCACATCATGGTCCAGAGGATCTTTTTTTGTCCATTATAAGGATAATAGGCACATTCATACTTTTGCTAACAATTGATGTAAGGCTGACACTGGTTGTATTTACTATAATACCTTTTATGTTTATATACATGTATATTTACAACAATAAGTTTGAAGTTATATGGAAGAATGTCCGTGAGACGCAGGCACAGATGAATGCTACATTGGAAGAAAGCATTACAGGAATAAGAGTCGTCAAATCATTTGTAAGGGAAAAATTTGAAAAATTAAAGTTTGATAATAAAAGCTCCATGTACAAAAGCGCCAGGTCAAAAGCAGTAAAGCATATTGGAATATTCGATTCCAGTGTAAATTTTCTTTCTAATATATCAGTTGTGATAACTCTTGCAGCAGGTGGATACTTCATATCGAAAGGGCTTATAAATACAGGCGACTTGGTGGCATATATAATATACATTAGTCAGTTTTTACAGCCTTTGACTGTCCTTTTGCGGTTTATAGAGCAGTACCAGCAAGGAATGGCAGGATTTAGGCGCTTTGTAGAGCTTATGGATACGGAGCCGGAGATAGCTGATAAAAAAGGTGCGATAGAGTTAAAAAATGTGAAAGGCGATATTGAGTTTGACAATGTCACATTTAGCTACGACAACAAAAAAGAAGTATTATCTGGAATAAACCTTAAGATAAAACATGGGGAGACGGTTGCGATAGTAGGACCGTCAGGTGCAGGTAAGACCACACTTCTAAGCCTTATACCGAGATTTTACGAGATAGATGCTGGTTCTATAAAAATTGACGGTATAGATATAAGGGATGTGAAGCTATCATCATTGAGGGAAAATATTGGCATTGTCCAGCAGGATGTATTTTTATTTTCGGGCACAATAAAAGAAAATATTGCATATGGAAACTTAAATGCCAGTGATGAAGACATAATCAATGCGGCAAAAGCAGCAAATGCTCACGACTTCATAATGGAGCTTAAAGATGGCTATGATACGTATATTGGTGAAAGAGGTGTAAAGCTTTCTGGTGGGCAAAAGCAGAGGATATCTATTGCAAGGATGTTTTTAAAAAATCCTCCGATACTTATACTTGATGAGGCAACATCGTCACTTGATAATAAAAGTGAATCGATTATCCAGAAGTCTATTGAAAATCTATCGAAAAACAGGACTACCCTTATAATCGCCCATAGGTTAGGCACTATAAGAAATGCCAAGCGGATAATTGTACTTACTGAAAATGGAATAGAAGAAGAGGGTACGCATGAAGAGCTTATGAATAGAAAAGGTGTATATTATAATCTGTATAACTACCAGCAGGAAAATTTGACAATAGTTTAA
- a CDS encoding acetamidase/formamidase family protein, whose amino-acid sequence MYKLSKENHIFSFAKNNKPNIFVNDGDDVEIETLDCFSEQIKTNDDKLETMDWDKVNPATGPIYVNGAKENDALEVTIKKIDIKDKGVVATGKDLGVLGDMMNDLYSKVVEINDGKVIFNEKLSFPVKPMIGVIGVAPKEGEINCGTPGPHGGNMDTTLIGEGTKLYLPVFVDGALFALGDLHAVMGDGEIGVSGVEVSGAVTVGLRVLKNLKLNNPLVKTNEVTATIASNESIEKAIETSVKDMAELFQKYTDLSIEEISTLFSISGNVQISQVVDPLKTARFSMPNWILETYGIVF is encoded by the coding sequence ATGTATAAACTATCTAAAGAAAACCACATCTTCAGCTTTGCAAAAAACAATAAACCTAATATTTTTGTAAATGACGGCGATGATGTGGAAATCGAAACTCTAGATTGCTTTTCTGAACAGATCAAAACAAATGATGACAAATTGGAAACAATGGATTGGGACAAAGTAAACCCTGCAACAGGTCCAATCTATGTGAATGGCGCAAAAGAAAATGACGCACTTGAAGTGACAATTAAAAAGATCGACATAAAAGATAAAGGTGTCGTTGCAACCGGAAAGGATTTGGGAGTTTTAGGCGACATGATGAATGATTTATATTCAAAAGTAGTTGAAATAAATGATGGCAAAGTCATTTTCAATGAAAAGCTCTCATTTCCTGTAAAGCCAATGATAGGTGTAATTGGAGTTGCACCAAAGGAAGGCGAGATAAACTGCGGCACACCGGGTCCTCATGGAGGAAATATGGACACTACACTTATCGGTGAAGGCACTAAGCTTTATTTGCCTGTCTTTGTTGATGGTGCACTTTTCGCATTAGGAGACTTACATGCTGTAATGGGCGATGGAGAAATAGGCGTATCAGGTGTAGAAGTAAGCGGCGCCGTTACAGTCGGGCTTAGAGTTTTAAAAAACTTAAAGCTCAATAATCCACTTGTAAAGACAAATGAAGTAACTGCCACGATCGCATCAAATGAATCAATAGAAAAAGCCATAGAAACGTCAGTCAAAGACATGGCAGAACTTTTCCAAAAGTATACTGACCTCTCGATAGAAGAAATATCAACCCTTTTCAGTATATCTGGCAATGTCCAAATATCGCAAGTTGTTGACCCACTTAAAACAGCTCGTTTTTCAATGCCAAATTGGATACTTGAGACGTATGGAATAGTATTTTAA
- a CDS encoding DMT family transporter — translation MLKLNKGYFYLFLTVFFFSTYEVVGRTLTNLVNPYQLNFVRFFIGGLILLPIALKNIKSKNIRMTWQDFLLLVLIGLTNVVFSMSFLQLGINMTSASLSAVIFSSNPLFVMIVASFVLGEKLNSTKIYGLILGIIGLVIVFYKQLNVGGNHLVGIILLVLSSITYGIYTVIGKKFTVKYDSVVMNSFSFIIGSLMLLPILLYNKYPVFNLPAKAIPQMLYLTVFVTGIAYYTYFLGLSSVNTGVGSMVFFAKPVLASIIASIFLSEKITIQLVIGTIVILIGIFIVQKDNIAIFSRKNADEET, via the coding sequence GTGTTGAAATTGAATAAGGGGTATTTCTATCTTTTTTTAACAGTGTTCTTTTTTAGCACATATGAGGTTGTCGGTAGGACGCTCACTAATCTTGTTAACCCTTATCAGCTTAATTTCGTAAGGTTTTTCATAGGAGGACTTATCTTACTACCTATTGCTTTGAAAAATATTAAAAGTAAGAATATTCGTATGACATGGCAGGATTTTCTGCTGTTAGTATTAATAGGTCTTACAAATGTTGTCTTTAGCATGTCTTTTTTGCAGCTGGGAATTAATATGACTTCTGCCAGCTTATCTGCTGTCATATTTAGTTCAAATCCGCTTTTTGTAATGATTGTGGCATCATTCGTATTGGGTGAAAAATTAAATTCTACAAAAATTTACGGTCTTATACTGGGAATAATAGGTTTAGTTATAGTTTTTTATAAACAGCTAAATGTAGGAGGTAATCATCTAGTAGGTATTATACTGTTGGTTTTATCATCAATTACGTATGGAATCTATACTGTTATAGGAAAGAAGTTTACCGTAAAATATGATAGTGTCGTTATGAACTCATTTTCATTTATAATAGGTAGTCTAATGCTGCTGCCAATCCTTCTTTATAACAAGTATCCTGTATTTAATTTGCCTGCTAAGGCTATCCCACAGATGCTGTACTTGACTGTATTTGTGACAGGCATTGCGTACTATACTTACTTCTTAGGGCTTTCAAGTGTAAATACTGGTGTAGGTTCTATGGTTTTCTTTGCTAAGCCGGTATTAGCAAGTATAATCGCATCAATATTTTTGTCAGAAAAAATTACTATCCAGCTTGTAATCGGCACAATCGTAATACTTATAGGAATTTTTATTGTACAGAAAGATAATATAGCTATATTTAGCAGAAAAAATGCAGATGAAGAGACGTAA
- a CDS encoding HAMP domain-containing sensor histidine kinase yields the protein MIFKNKSLKTQFIIYFVSILILSILATIVTYYIGYLAFINIQYKKVYPANYYEKMIPSIESKIRGYGPDILNIYNKSKIDKIIPKEGIKYQVMNQNGDKIYGTDSQKLIRNRDELYKIINTTSGLKGSYYKIIPIINKQGMIEGAVSLSYTLTPYFINKVDKYLYEPLFIIIVISPFIYIALFTILFSLEFTKNIRKPLNLIIEASRKIKERDLNFDIDYKADNELGSLCVAFNDMKDELKNSLTAQWKIEQERHEMVESLAHDLKTPISIIKGYAESLLDDCIDDKLKFKKYLDVILENTDKCIKIVKMMLFMSELDDSPVNLNFSQINIKDFLTRKIDEYKQISKDKSLNFDLDILDKRHDKAMVYIDVQKFERVMDNIVINSIRYTPELGMIKIRCNIDEDKIYITVCDSGSGFNQKDLTHVFERFYRGDVSRSSEDGHVGLGLYIAKKLVEIHGGEIEAYNREGGGACIKFDLKYEKSV from the coding sequence ATGATATTTAAAAATAAATCGCTAAAGACACAGTTTATTATATATTTTGTTTCTATATTGATATTAAGCATACTGGCAACTATAGTGACGTATTATATAGGATATCTGGCATTTATAAATATTCAGTATAAAAAGGTTTATCCGGCGAATTACTATGAGAAGATGATTCCTTCAATCGAAAGCAAGATTCGAGGGTATGGGCCGGATATATTAAATATTTACAATAAAAGTAAAATTGACAAAATCATACCAAAAGAAGGTATTAAGTATCAGGTGATGAATCAAAATGGCGACAAGATATATGGCACTGACAGTCAGAAGCTGATTAGGAATAGAGATGAGCTGTATAAAATTATAAATACGACATCTGGTTTAAAAGGTAGCTATTATAAAATCATACCGATAATAAATAAGCAAGGTATGATAGAAGGTGCTGTTTCACTGTCTTATACATTAACGCCTTATTTTATTAATAAGGTAGACAAATATTTATACGAGCCATTATTTATAATAATAGTAATTTCGCCGTTTATTTATATTGCTTTATTTACAATACTTTTTTCTCTAGAATTTACTAAAAATATAAGAAAGCCTTTAAATTTGATTATTGAGGCATCAAGAAAAATAAAAGAAAGAGATCTCAATTTTGACATTGATTATAAAGCGGATAATGAACTTGGTAGTCTCTGCGTAGCATTTAATGATATGAAAGATGAATTAAAAAATTCTCTTACTGCTCAGTGGAAAATCGAACAGGAAAGGCACGAAATGGTAGAATCCCTCGCCCATGATTTGAAGACACCTATTTCAATAATCAAAGGATATGCTGAATCATTGCTTGATGATTGTATAGACGACAAGTTAAAATTTAAAAAGTATTTAGATGTGATTCTTGAGAATACTGATAAATGTATAAAGATTGTGAAGATGATGCTTTTTATGTCTGAATTAGATGATTCACCAGTCAATCTGAATTTTAGTCAAATAAATATAAAAGATTTTTTAACACGTAAAATAGATGAGTATAAACAAATTTCAAAAGACAAAAGTTTAAATTTCGATTTGGATATTTTAGACAAAAGGCATGATAAAGCAATGGTATATATTGATGTTCAAAAGTTTGAGAGGGTAATGGATAACATCGTCATTAACAGTATAAGATATACGCCTGAATTAGGAATGATAAAGATAAGATGTAATATCGATGAAGATAAAATTTATATAACAGTTTGTGATTCAGGAAGTGGATTCAATCAGAAAGACTTAACACATGTCTTTGAAAGGTTTTACAGGGGAGATGTATCTAGGTCATCAGAAGATGGACATGTTGGTCTGGGACTTTACATTGCAAAGAAGTTGGTAGAGATTCATGGCGGGGAAATAGAAGCTTATAATAGAGAGGGCGGGGGTGCTTGTATTAAGTTTGATTTAAAGTATGAGAAGAGTGTGTAA
- a CDS encoding response regulator transcription factor produces the protein MSKILIIDDEKEIADLLKDSLERKGNTVLTAYNGKEGIEKAKEMPDLIVLDIMMPDIDGYEVCRKIRDTVICPIVFLSAKQSEMDRIKGFALGGDDYVVKPFSLKELLARIDAHLRREKRAILLNEEGKRALLNFKNITIDLKSREVMVKGNPIGLTKKEFDVLELLSLHPGQVFSKEQIYEKVWGFDAEGDTTTVTEHIKNIRAKIENLDPDTEYIKTVWGIGYKWEKVL, from the coding sequence ATGAGTAAAATATTAATTATTGATGATGAGAAAGAGATAGCTGATTTGTTAAAAGATTCGCTTGAAAGAAAGGGCAACACTGTTCTGACTGCTTATAACGGCAAGGAAGGAATTGAAAAAGCTAAAGAAATGCCGGATCTTATAGTGCTTGATATAATGATGCCTGATATTGATGGGTATGAAGTTTGCCGCAAGATAAGGGATACTGTAATTTGTCCCATCGTATTTTTAAGTGCAAAACAAAGCGAAATGGACAGGATAAAGGGATTTGCCTTAGGTGGTGATGATTATGTTGTAAAACCATTTAGCTTAAAGGAATTGTTAGCAAGGATAGATGCACATTTGCGAAGAGAAAAGCGAGCAATTTTATTAAATGAAGAAGGAAAAAGGGCTTTATTAAATTTTAAAAACATTACAATAGATTTAAAGTCGCGAGAAGTGATGGTGAAGGGGAATCCTATTGGGCTTACAAAAAAAGAATTTGATGTTTTAGAGCTTTTGTCGCTTCATCCCGGTCAAGTATTTTCAAAAGAACAGATATATGAAAAAGTATGGGGTTTTGATGCAGAAGGTGACACTACTACAGTTACAGAGCATATTAAAAATATAAGAGCAAAAATTGAGAACCTTGATCCTGATACAGAATATATTAAGACAGTGTGGGGAATAGGTTATAAATGGGAGAAGGTTTTATGA
- a CDS encoding lantibiotic immunity ABC transporter MutG family permease subunit: MKILYSEIIKTRRTPLRYITFLLPVLFSSALLWYSSVRSLSDFYIHQAFFEIWTAVVVPITAGLLFGLAANQEENAGGFINLYGNNFERSNLYIGKFIIIALSMQISMIISIFIFGIGYEILRGNFPWVIYIASFILESIGALSLLSMYMWISFAWGLGASIGFGGFGMLVAALMSTNLGNSIWTYIPWAWPVRLSILPGAYLLFTSSMAYPPKIISSGELINQIASGFIFASLFFIFMIVGGIIWFKRWEGRKMYE; the protein is encoded by the coding sequence ATGAAGATATTGTATTCTGAAATAATAAAGACTAGGCGCACGCCTTTAAGATATATTACATTTTTGCTTCCAGTATTGTTTTCATCTGCACTTCTATGGTACTCATCAGTAAGATCTTTATCTGATTTTTATATACATCAAGCCTTTTTTGAAATCTGGACGGCAGTGGTTGTTCCGATTACGGCTGGCTTATTATTTGGTTTGGCTGCAAATCAGGAGGAGAATGCTGGAGGTTTCATAAACTTGTATGGCAATAATTTTGAAAGGAGCAATTTATATATTGGCAAATTCATAATTATAGCATTATCAATGCAGATAAGTATGATAATTTCAATATTTATTTTTGGAATTGGGTATGAAATATTACGTGGGAATTTTCCGTGGGTCATCTATATAGCGTCTTTTATTTTAGAATCAATCGGCGCATTATCATTATTGTCTATGTATATGTGGATTAGTTTTGCATGGGGATTGGGGGCATCAATTGGATTTGGGGGCTTTGGCATGTTAGTTGCTGCGCTTATGTCTACGAACTTAGGCAATAGTATATGGACTTATATCCCATGGGCATGGCCTGTAAGGCTTTCTATACTTCCTGGTGCATATCTTCTTTTTACATCAAGCATGGCATATCCGCCTAAAATAATATCGTCGGGAGAATTGATTAATCAAATCGCCAGTGGGTTCATCTTCGCTTCATTGTTTTTTATATTTATGATTGTTGGTGGTATAATATGGTTTAAGAGATGGGAAGGCAGGAAAATGTATGAGTAA
- a CDS encoding lantibiotic immunity ABC transporter MutE/EpiE family permease subunit: protein MINILKSENLKYRRTFMRKLIIFAPLFFVLYALPQKIFMPANYLMPWQLLIDLVYNWWPVIFIPIGLALYASLVALHEKKSGGYRSIKSRNVPLHKIWIGKILIMAFYTFLSTLVLIIAIIITGSITAGGDIPWSKIIAGGFFTWVTSLALIPLELWLATLKGTFYSIALGFVGLIIGVIGASKSYWIYIPWSWPTRLMCPIIGVHPNGTLLQINDSLKDPSVIPIGVIASVLAFLIFSILTMIWFQRRDLN from the coding sequence ATGATTAATATTTTGAAATCGGAAAATTTAAAGTACAGAAGGACTTTTATGAGAAAACTTATTATATTTGCGCCGTTGTTTTTTGTGCTGTATGCACTGCCGCAGAAGATATTTATGCCTGCAAATTATCTTATGCCATGGCAGCTTCTTATTGATTTGGTGTACAATTGGTGGCCGGTAATTTTTATACCGATTGGCTTGGCACTTTATGCATCACTGGTAGCTTTGCATGAGAAAAAATCTGGCGGATATCGAAGTATAAAAAGCCGAAATGTTCCTCTACACAAAATATGGATAGGTAAAATATTGATAATGGCCTTCTATACATTTTTGTCAACATTGGTTTTGATTATTGCTATTATTATAACAGGATCAATAACGGCAGGTGGAGATATTCCTTGGAGTAAAATAATTGCAGGAGGATTTTTTACATGGGTTACATCGCTTGCCTTGATACCCTTGGAATTATGGCTGGCGACTTTGAAAGGAACATTTTATAGCATTGCATTAGGGTTTGTAGGACTTATTATCGGTGTGATTGGAGCTTCGAAATCATATTGGATCTATATACCATGGAGCTGGCCAACAAGGCTTATGTGCCCAATAATAGGTGTTCATCCTAACGGTACATTATTACAGATTAATGACTCTTTAAAAGATCCATCGGTAATCCCGATTGGCGTTATTGCTTCAGTTTTAGCGTTTTTGATATTCTCAATTCTTACTATGATTTGGTTTCAAAGGAGAGATTTAAATTGA
- a CDS encoding lantibiotic protection ABC transporter ATP-binding protein, translating into MEYILETRNLKKSYGKHLVVDDISLKVPKGSIYGLLGPNGAGKSTTLKMVTGLLHPTSGEIFVFGERWRREHLDKIGALIESPALYGNLTAYENLLVHARLIGIADERIKEVLEIVDLNDTGKKLVSQFSTGMKQRLGIAIALLGNPDLLILDEPSNGLDPIGIQNLRELIKSFHEMGITVILSSHILTEVSKLVDTIGIISNGKLKYQGTIDEKQDIEQLFFNVVRGEKND; encoded by the coding sequence ATGGAATATATACTTGAAACGAGAAATTTAAAAAAGTCTTATGGAAAACACTTAGTTGTAGATGACATTTCATTAAAAGTTCCTAAAGGGTCTATATACGGGCTTCTTGGACCTAATGGAGCTGGTAAATCTACTACATTAAAGATGGTAACTGGTTTACTGCATCCAACATCAGGTGAAATATTTGTATTTGGAGAGAGGTGGCGAAGAGAACATCTTGATAAAATTGGTGCACTTATTGAGTCACCTGCTCTATATGGGAATTTGACGGCGTATGAGAATCTTTTGGTTCACGCAAGATTAATTGGAATTGCTGATGAGAGGATTAAAGAAGTTCTAGAAATTGTAGATTTAAATGATACAGGTAAAAAACTAGTATCGCAATTTTCTACAGGCATGAAACAGAGATTAGGTATTGCCATTGCTTTATTAGGAAATCCTGATTTGTTAATACTTGATGAGCCATCAAATGGTTTAGATCCTATAGGTATACAGAATCTTCGAGAATTAATAAAGTCTTTTCACGAAATGGGGATTACAGTGATATTATCAAGCCATATTTTAACGGAAGTTTCAAAGCTTGTTGATACGATAGGCATTATAAGTAACGGCAAACTTAAATACCAAGGAACAATAGATGAAAAGCAAGACATTGAACAGTTATTTTTTAATGTAGTGAGGGGTGAAAAAAATGATTAA
- a CDS encoding ferritin-like domain-containing protein, whose amino-acid sequence MNPLEYAIKMELDGVDYYNNQAELNKDNELYNVFKEMAKDEMTHAEILKNKMNEITFELKDDGNLERAKNIFFSAEDFKTNIKDIPGQIEGYRLILDKEKESIDLYKKLLNDSNDEEEREIFKYLIKQEEEHYGIIEDIIALLNHSYEWVESAEFGVRKEEY is encoded by the coding sequence ATGAATCCTTTAGAGTATGCAATCAAAATGGAACTTGATGGTGTAGATTACTACAATAATCAAGCTGAATTAAATAAAGACAACGAACTTTACAACGTATTTAAAGAGATGGCAAAAGATGAAATGACACATGCAGAAATACTAAAAAATAAAATGAATGAAATTACATTTGAATTAAAAGATGACGGGAATTTAGAAAGGGCTAAAAACATATTTTTCAGCGCAGAAGATTTTAAAACAAATATTAAAGACATACCGGGACAAATTGAAGGATACAGGCTAATTTTAGATAAAGAAAAGGAAAGCATAGATCTCTATAAAAAGCTCTTAAATGACAGCAATGATGAAGAAGAAAGGGAAATCTTCAAATACCTCATAAAGCAGGAAGAAGAGCATTATGGAATAATCGAAGACATAATAGCACTATTAAACCACTCTTATGAATGGGTTGAATCCGCCGAATTTGGAGTAAGAAAAGAAGAATATTAA
- a CDS encoding carbon starvation CstA family protein: MSAIVLVIAAACIFVLAYRFYGVFIASKVLMLDETRKTPAYALENGYDYVPTNKWVLFGHHFAAIAGAGPLVGPVLAAQFGYLPGALWILIGAVLAGAVHDIVILFASVRHEGKSLAEIARAEVGKFSGFAATIAVIFILLITVAGLAIVVVNSLFNSPWGTFTVGATIPIALFMAVYMKWIRPNKVAETTIIGVVLMIVSVVVGPMVQHSVLAPYLTFNQHQMTVLLALYGLIAAVLPVWLLLTPRDYLSTYMKIGVISLLAIGVIFVNPIIKMPAMTKFIHGGGPIIPGKVWPFVFITIACGALSGFHSLISTGTTPKMIKNEKDILPIGYGAMLVEGFVSIMALIAATSLHPGDYFAINVPSQIFAHLGMNTVDLSALSKAVGETLAGRTGGAVTLGVGMSYIFSSIPGFKELMSYLYHFSILFEALFILTTVDAGTRIGRYVLQEAGGYIYKPLKNKNWWPGIIITSIVFTSAWGYLVYNGSISTIWPLFGTSNQLLASIALAIGTTMLLKRGKAKYIAITAVPFAFMIVTTVTAAYLNIVTNYLPSGNTVLIVFSIIILLLAVAISIDCVTKWIKIYRELHSQNVAANLETSN, encoded by the coding sequence ATGAGTGCAATTGTTTTGGTAATTGCTGCAGCGTGTATATTTGTATTGGCTTATCGCTTTTATGGTGTTTTCATTGCATCAAAAGTCTTAATGCTGGATGAAACAAGAAAAACACCTGCATACGCATTAGAAAATGGTTACGACTACGTGCCGACAAATAAGTGGGTACTTTTTGGACATCATTTTGCGGCTATTGCAGGAGCAGGTCCTTTGGTAGGTCCAGTTCTTGCTGCACAGTTTGGCTATTTGCCTGGTGCATTGTGGATCTTGATAGGTGCTGTTTTGGCAGGTGCAGTACACGATATAGTTATTTTATTTGCATCTGTAAGGCATGAAGGGAAGTCGCTGGCTGAGATTGCCAGAGCAGAAGTAGGCAAATTTTCAGGCTTTGCAGCTACGATTGCTGTAATATTTATTTTGCTTATTACTGTTGCAGGTCTTGCAATCGTTGTCGTAAACTCACTCTTTAATAGTCCATGGGGGACATTTACTGTAGGAGCTACAATACCAATTGCTCTTTTTATGGCTGTCTATATGAAATGGATAAGGCCAAATAAAGTCGCAGAAACAACTATTATAGGTGTTGTCTTAATGATAGTTTCAGTCGTTGTAGGACCAATGGTTCAACATTCTGTCTTAGCACCTTATTTAACTTTTAATCAACATCAAATGACAGTGTTATTGGCTCTTTATGGGTTAATTGCTGCTGTCCTTCCGGTTTGGCTGCTTTTAACACCGAGGGATTATTTAAGCACTTATATGAAAATAGGCGTTATATCTTTATTAGCAATAGGCGTAATATTTGTAAATCCTATAATAAAAATGCCGGCTATGACAAAGTTTATACATGGCGGTGGACCTATTATTCCAGGTAAAGTTTGGCCGTTTGTATTTATAACGATTGCGTGTGGTGCATTATCTGGATTTCATTCATTGATTTCGACTGGTACGACACCAAAGATGATCAAAAATGAAAAGGATATTTTACCTATTGGTTACGGTGCAATGTTAGTAGAAGGTTTTGTATCTATAATGGCATTGATTGCTGCTACTAGCTTGCATCCTGGTGACTATTTTGCCATAAATGTACCGTCCCAGATATTTGCACATCTTGGAATGAATACTGTTGATCTTTCAGCGCTTTCAAAAGCAGTAGGAGAGACTTTGGCAGGAAGGACTGGTGGTGCGGTTACTTTAGGCGTAGGTATGTCTTACATTTTTTCATCTATACCAGGTTTTAAAGAATTGATGTCATATTTGTATCATTTCTCAATACTTTTTGAAGCCTTGTTTATACTGACGACAGTCGATGCAGGCACAAGAATTGGAAGATATGTTTTGCAAGAAGCTGGCGGATATATCTACAAGCCATTAAAAAATAAGAATTGGTGGCCAGGTATCATAATCACAAGTATTGTATTTACATCTGCGTGGGGTTATCTAGTGTACAATGGCAGCATATCTACAATATGGCCTTTATTTGGTACATCAAATCAGCTTTTGGCATCAATTGCATTAGCAATCGGAACGACAATGCTTTTAAAAAGAGGAAAGGCAAAGTACATTGCCATAACAGCAGTACCCTTCGCATTCATGATCGTTACGACAGTGACAGCGGCATATCTAAATATAGTCACAAACTATCTGCCATCAGGCAATACAGTTTTAATAGTTTTCTCAATAATAATTCTATTGTTAGCTGTAGCTATAAGCATCGATTGTGTGACGAAGTGGATTAAGATATACAGAGAATTGCATTCGCAAAATGTAGCTGCAAATTTAGAAACATCCAATTAA